The following coding sequences are from one Reyranella humidisoli window:
- a CDS encoding NTP transferase domain-containing protein, with protein MAQGSQTRMRGHIDGPKQLLRLGRGTSILGRTVSLLRQSGIHDILVVACSSPAWARFCETYGVALLSLDEPGDTLLDGIYRVRKHWSETAANMFIMADVIFSRRCSKLLIAPTNWYFVGRIGPNELTGRPWDELFAFACASNRVADLRSLLRKPSVRRRQCSATGFGKLWSLYQLIKETEPRRLKFSDPKDFTDDIDTPDDLKMLPILARAVAKEAQRETTC; from the coding sequence ATGGCTCAAGGCAGTCAAACGCGAATGCGGGGTCACATTGACGGCCCCAAGCAATTATTAAGACTCGGCAGAGGAACTTCCATATTGGGACGAACGGTTAGTCTACTGCGCCAGTCCGGCATCCACGACATTTTGGTTGTTGCATGCTCTTCGCCCGCCTGGGCCCGTTTTTGTGAAACATATGGCGTGGCCCTTCTCAGCTTGGATGAACCGGGCGACACACTGCTGGACGGCATCTATCGCGTTCGCAAGCACTGGTCCGAAACGGCCGCCAACATGTTCATAATGGCCGACGTAATTTTTTCGCGACGCTGCTCTAAACTTCTGATCGCCCCAACCAACTGGTACTTCGTTGGGCGCATAGGCCCCAATGAGCTTACCGGACGTCCGTGGGATGAGCTTTTTGCATTTGCATGCGCCTCGAACCGGGTAGCCGATCTACGCAGCCTACTGCGCAAGCCTTCGGTCCGACGGCGGCAATGCAGCGCTACCGGCTTTGGAAAGTTGTGGTCGCTCTACCAACTGATCAAGGAAACTGAACCTCGCCGGTTGAAATTCAGCGATCCAAAAGATTTTACCGATGATATCGACACACCTGACGACCTGAAAATGTTGCCAATCCTTGCTCGCGCAGTCGCCAAAGAAGCGCAGCGCGAAACTACTTGCTGA
- a CDS encoding SDR family NAD(P)-dependent oxidoreductase, which produces MQLDKTVAAVVTGGASGLGAATSRMLASHGVKVAIFDLNEEQGEALAREIGGVFCKVNVTSTEEVEAGFAKARAANGQERILVNCAGVGGGAQKTASLDRTTGAPKEYPLENFERIINVNLIGTFRCITKSAAGMLTLAPQADGDRGVILNTASVAAEDGQIGQVAYTASKAGVVGITLVVARDLSNDGIRCNTILPGIFDTPLLARAPDNVKAALAASVPFPKRLGRPEEYAQVAHTMITCGYFNGEDVRIDGAIRMAPR; this is translated from the coding sequence ATGCAACTCGACAAGACAGTGGCCGCGGTCGTTACAGGCGGTGCGTCCGGCCTCGGCGCCGCCACCTCGCGCATGCTTGCCTCGCACGGCGTGAAGGTCGCGATCTTCGACCTCAACGAGGAACAGGGCGAGGCGCTCGCCAGGGAAATTGGCGGCGTCTTCTGCAAGGTCAACGTGACGTCGACCGAAGAGGTCGAGGCCGGGTTCGCGAAGGCGCGGGCGGCCAACGGACAGGAGCGCATTCTGGTGAACTGCGCCGGCGTCGGCGGCGGTGCCCAGAAGACCGCATCGCTCGACAGGACGACCGGTGCTCCCAAGGAATATCCGCTGGAGAATTTCGAGCGCATCATCAACGTCAATCTCATCGGCACGTTTCGCTGCATCACCAAGTCGGCGGCGGGCATGCTGACGCTTGCACCGCAGGCCGACGGCGATCGTGGCGTGATCCTCAACACCGCATCGGTCGCGGCCGAGGACGGCCAGATCGGCCAGGTCGCCTATACGGCCTCGAAGGCCGGCGTCGTCGGCATCACGCTCGTCGTGGCGCGCGACCTCTCCAATGACGGAATTCGCTGCAACACGATCCTGCCCGGCATCTTCGACACGCCGCTGCTCGCGCGGGCGCCGGACAACGTCAAGGCGGCGCTGGCGGCCTCGGTGCCGTTCCCCAAGCGTCTGGGACGCCCCGAGGAATATGCTCAGGTCGCCCATACGATGATCACCTGCGGCTACTTCAATGGCGAAGACGTACGCATCGACGGCGCCATCCGCATGGCGCCCCGCTAG
- a CDS encoding acetyl-CoA C-acetyltransferase: MTEAWIIDACRTPRGVGKAGKGALWEVHPQQLGATVLKAIAERNSIDTKEVGDVIWGTAAQVSKQSGDLGRMSALDAGYDVKASGITIDRFCGSGISAVSLAAACIKSGMEDLVIAGGTEMMSMDRSRGSGPPVMDNGNLRLRLHHPQTHQGICADAIATLEKIPRQALDEAGYISQQRAAIAIAEGRFAKSLIPVYKEDGTLALDREEYPRPQTTREGLASLKAAFAAMADVPLDDKGMTYRSLILQAYPDLKIEHVHHAGNSSGVVDGSAAVLLASPDYAKAHGLKPRARVVAMANMGDSPELMLNAPVPAARKVLEKAGLKKSDIDLWEINEAFAVVSEKFVRDLDLDRDKVNVNGGSIALGHPIGATGAILIGTVLDELERQDKQFGLVTMCAAGGMAPAIIIERI, encoded by the coding sequence ATGACCGAAGCATGGATCATCGATGCCTGCCGCACGCCCCGCGGCGTCGGCAAGGCGGGCAAGGGCGCGCTGTGGGAGGTTCATCCGCAGCAGCTCGGTGCGACCGTTCTCAAGGCGATCGCCGAACGCAACAGCATCGACACGAAGGAGGTCGGCGATGTGATCTGGGGGACTGCCGCCCAGGTCTCGAAGCAGAGCGGCGATCTCGGTCGCATGTCCGCCCTCGATGCCGGCTATGACGTCAAGGCGAGCGGCATCACGATCGACCGTTTCTGCGGTTCGGGCATCAGCGCCGTGAGCCTCGCCGCCGCCTGCATCAAGTCGGGCATGGAAGACCTGGTGATCGCCGGCGGTACGGAGATGATGTCCATGGACCGCAGCCGCGGCAGTGGGCCGCCGGTCATGGACAACGGCAATCTGCGCCTCCGCCTGCATCATCCCCAGACGCACCAGGGCATCTGCGCCGACGCCATCGCCACGCTGGAGAAGATCCCGCGCCAGGCGCTGGACGAGGCGGGCTATATCAGCCAGCAACGCGCGGCGATCGCCATCGCCGAGGGCCGCTTCGCCAAGTCGCTGATCCCCGTCTACAAGGAAGACGGCACGCTCGCCCTCGATCGCGAGGAATATCCGCGTCCGCAGACGACTCGCGAGGGGCTGGCAAGCCTCAAGGCCGCCTTCGCGGCGATGGCCGACGTCCCGCTCGACGACAAGGGCATGACTTATCGCTCCCTGATCCTGCAGGCCTATCCCGACCTCAAGATCGAGCATGTCCATCATGCCGGCAATTCCTCCGGCGTCGTCGACGGCTCGGCCGCCGTGCTGCTCGCGTCGCCCGACTACGCCAAGGCCCACGGCCTCAAGCCGCGCGCCCGCGTCGTTGCCATGGCGAACATGGGCGACAGCCCCGAGCTGATGCTCAATGCGCCGGTGCCGGCGGCCCGGAAGGTCCTGGAGAAGGCCGGTCTCAAGAAGAGCGACATCGACCTCTGGGAGATCAACGAGGCCTTCGCCGTCGTCTCGGAGAAGTTCGTGCGCGATCTCGATCTCGATCGCGACAAGGTCAACGTCAACGGCGGCTCGATCGCACTCGGCCACCCGATCGGAGCGACCGGCGCCATCCTGATCGGCACCGTCCTCGACGAGCTCGAGAGACAGGACAAGCAGTTCGGTCTCGTCACGATGTGCGCCGCCGGCGGTATGGCGCCGGCGATCATCATCGAGCGGATCTGA
- a CDS encoding response regulator, whose translation MALLNDRTVLIVENDPAIGLDLRATLFSAGALPVGPANSVEAAFALIADHAIDGAILDIRLNKDELVFPVADTLQALRVPYVFASGRSTALMPLRHGDRPFFDKPFRAEEIVEALAKLIAGQ comes from the coding sequence TTGGCGCTTCTCAATGATCGTACCGTCCTCATCGTCGAAAACGATCCCGCCATCGGTCTCGACCTGAGGGCGACGCTGTTTTCGGCCGGGGCGCTTCCCGTCGGTCCCGCCAACAGCGTCGAGGCTGCTTTCGCGCTGATTGCCGATCATGCGATCGACGGCGCCATTCTCGACATCCGGTTGAACAAGGATGAGCTGGTGTTCCCTGTCGCCGATACACTGCAGGCCCTGCGCGTGCCTTATGTATTCGCCAGTGGCCGCTCGACGGCACTCATGCCGCTGCGACATGGCGACAGGCCGTTCTTCGACAAGCCGTTCCGCGCCGAGGAGATCGTCGAGGCGCTGGCGAAGCTGATCGCCGGGCAATAG
- a CDS encoding NAD(P)/FAD-dependent oxidoreductase, translating into MSATQSRKLRTGRSVWQGVPIPRIPARRLQRDIACDVLVIGAGISGALIAERLTEDGFDVAVIDRRGPLAGSTTASTALLQYELDMPLGRLARRIGLSRAERLWRRSKLALDALDERLHRLGLGQDCTRRSSLYLQGDVLDADGLREEAAARRRAGFEVSFLTRGKIEHLYGIKGRAALLGHGGLTADPRRLAAGFLRVALERKLRLYAPAEAMAVEPLATGAVVHTDGPSIRARAVVFATGYEMPKGVPHKGHRITSTWALATRPQPRATWRDAVMISEASDPYLYLRVGPQGRIICGGEDEASIDQATRDALIPEKIAALETKLARLMPHLHPKADYAWAGSFGASPTGSPSIGAVPGMKNCFAALGYGGNGITFSMLSAQILATAIAGHDDPDGDLFSFRRKF; encoded by the coding sequence GTGAGCGCGACCCAGAGTCGAAAACTGAGAACCGGGCGCAGCGTCTGGCAGGGCGTACCGATCCCTCGAATCCCGGCGCGGCGGCTGCAACGCGACATCGCCTGCGACGTCCTGGTGATCGGCGCCGGCATCAGCGGCGCCCTGATCGCCGAACGCCTGACGGAGGACGGGTTTGACGTCGCCGTCATCGACCGGCGTGGGCCGCTGGCGGGCTCGACGACGGCCTCCACCGCCCTGCTGCAGTACGAACTCGACATGCCGTTGGGCCGTCTCGCGCGCCGGATCGGACTGTCGCGCGCGGAACGCCTGTGGCGGCGATCCAAGCTCGCCCTCGACGCACTCGACGAGCGTCTCCATCGCCTTGGGTTAGGTCAGGACTGCACCCGCCGCAGTTCTCTCTATCTGCAAGGCGACGTGCTGGACGCAGACGGGCTGCGCGAGGAAGCGGCAGCCCGGCGACGTGCCGGCTTCGAAGTGTCCTTCCTCACGCGCGGCAAGATCGAGCACCTCTATGGGATCAAAGGTCGCGCCGCGCTGCTCGGCCACGGCGGCCTCACCGCCGACCCGCGCAGACTGGCGGCAGGCTTTCTGCGCGTGGCCCTTGAACGCAAGTTGCGCCTTTATGCACCGGCGGAGGCGATGGCGGTCGAGCCTCTTGCGACCGGCGCCGTCGTTCATACCGATGGCCCCTCGATCCGGGCACGGGCGGTCGTGTTCGCCACCGGTTACGAGATGCCCAAGGGCGTTCCCCACAAGGGCCATCGCATCACCTCGACCTGGGCTCTCGCGACCCGTCCTCAGCCGCGCGCCACCTGGCGTGACGCGGTGATGATCAGCGAGGCGTCGGATCCCTACCTCTACCTGCGCGTCGGACCACAGGGCCGCATCATCTGCGGCGGCGAGGACGAGGCATCCATCGACCAGGCCACGCGCGACGCGCTGATCCCGGAGAAGATCGCGGCGCTCGAGACGAAGCTCGCGCGGCTGATGCCGCACCTGCATCCGAAGGCCGACTATGCCTGGGCGGGGAGCTTTGGCGCCTCTCCCACGGGATCGCCCTCGATCGGCGCGGTGCCGGGCATGAAGAATTGCTTCGCTGCCCTCGGCTATGGCGGCAACGGCATAACCTTCTCGATGCTCTCGGCGCAGATCCTCGCGACCGCGATCGCCGGCCATGACGATCCCGACGGCGACCTATTCTCTTTCCGACGAAAGTTCTGA
- a CDS encoding pyridoxamine 5'-phosphate oxidase family protein, with amino-acid sequence MPTPKEIEEKFWSALKSDMTMMLGLDGVEDGHARPMTAQLDGERGPIWFFTSRDNTIVQKLGAGQGNRAIATFTSKGHDLFATVHGGLTLDNNPATIDRLWNRYVAAWFEGGKSDPKLALLRLDAERAEIWLDASSVIAGIKMLLGVDPKPDYKDKVAEVSLRG; translated from the coding sequence ATGCCGACGCCCAAGGAAATCGAAGAGAAGTTCTGGTCCGCCCTGAAGTCGGACATGACCATGATGCTGGGGCTCGACGGTGTAGAGGACGGCCATGCCCGTCCCATGACCGCTCAGCTCGACGGCGAGCGCGGGCCGATCTGGTTCTTCACCAGCCGGGACAACACCATCGTCCAGAAGCTGGGTGCGGGGCAGGGCAATCGGGCGATCGCCACCTTCACCTCGAAGGGCCACGATCTCTTTGCCACGGTGCATGGCGGTCTCACGCTGGACAACAATCCCGCCACCATCGACCGGCTTTGGAACCGCTATGTCGCGGCGTGGTTCGAGGGCGGCAAGAGCGATCCCAAGCTCGCCCTGCTGCGCCTCGATGCGGAGCGCGCCGAGATCTGGCTGGATGCGTCGAGCGTGATCGCGGGCATCAAGATGCTGCTCGGCGTCGATCCGAAGCCCGACTACAAGGACAAGGTCGCGGAAGTGAGCCTGCGGGGCTGA
- a CDS encoding efflux RND transporter permease subunit, producing the protein MISAFFINRPVLANVLAIIIVLIGGVALATLPVAQYPNVVPPTVQVTTTYPGASAAVVVNDVALPVELQVNGVEKMIYMQSYSTDAGTYTLTVTFEIGTDLDFAQVLVQNQVSAALASLPMPVQAQGLVVQKKSTSILQIVSLTSPDQRYDSLYLSNYATINLVNELARLPGVGNVNVLGVGQYSMRVWLDPQKLYTFGLTPADVSKVIQQQSQDVTAGQVGQPPAPKGLDFQYTIDVVGRLSTPEEFGNIIVKAEQGNGGKIVRVRDIARVELGAQTYSTTSHINGKPNSGLAIYQLPDANALDVAKRVKAKMAELSKSFPPGLAYEVPFDTTRFVNASIHEVFMTLIEAGILVLIVIVIFLQDWRAMLVPATTIPVTIIGAFAAMAALGFTINTTTMFGIVLAIGIVVDDAIVIVEGVAHHIERGMTPHDASIKAMDELFGPVIGITLVLMSVFLPAAFLPGLTGQMFAQFALVIAATALISAVNAATLKPTQCAMWLRPATPPEKRNVFFRGFNKVYGKLEDAYAGLVGFMVHRAGLMVLLALVAAGIGGWGVARLPTAFIPNEDQGYLMIAVQLPDGASLERTGATLHQVAEIAMAAPGVENVVALGGMSILDSNSSLANAAVSYVILKDWDVRLKAEGQDLRSIALGLMEKLKVLQDGRAVVIVPPAIQGIGNAGGFQMQIEQKDGSFDYAKLQAITDTMVRNAGTQSALSNVVTTFRSGAPHVRIEVDRVKAESLRVPVGDVFTTLSSYMGSAYVNRFNKFGLSLQVYIQADSQYRTRPEDILRLQVKNLDGQMVPIGAIAELKPALGPPLISLYNLYPSAAIVGSPATGFSSGEGIELMDQIAKAILPPGTGFEWTGMAYQENIVGNQLMYVFALAILLVYLCLAGQYESWIAPLGVILAVPLALSGPAIALTAVGLANNIYTQIGLMLLIALGAKNAILIVEVARERRAEGMEIIESAIDAARTRFRPILMTSFAFILGVVPLVTATGAGANSRISLGLCVFSGMIASTCLAVLFVPSFFTVLQRFEERGKAKKVKPTAPPAEGLPAAGD; encoded by the coding sequence ATGATCTCCGCCTTCTTCATCAACCGGCCGGTCCTGGCCAACGTCCTCGCCATCATCATCGTGCTGATCGGCGGCGTGGCGCTGGCGACCCTGCCGGTCGCGCAATATCCCAACGTCGTGCCGCCCACGGTCCAGGTCACCACGACCTACCCGGGCGCCAGCGCCGCGGTCGTCGTCAACGATGTCGCCCTGCCCGTCGAGCTGCAGGTCAACGGCGTCGAGAAGATGATCTACATGCAGTCGTACAGCACGGACGCCGGCACCTACACGCTCACGGTGACCTTCGAGATCGGCACCGATCTCGATTTCGCGCAGGTGCTGGTGCAGAATCAGGTCAGTGCGGCGCTCGCCTCGCTGCCCATGCCGGTGCAGGCCCAGGGCCTCGTCGTGCAGAAGAAATCGACGTCGATCCTGCAGATCGTATCGCTGACCTCACCCGACCAGCGTTACGACAGCCTCTATCTCAGCAACTACGCCACCATCAATCTCGTCAACGAACTCGCGCGCCTGCCCGGCGTCGGCAACGTCAACGTCCTGGGCGTCGGCCAGTATTCGATGCGCGTCTGGCTCGACCCGCAGAAGCTCTACACGTTCGGCCTCACGCCCGCAGACGTGAGCAAGGTCATCCAGCAGCAGAGCCAGGATGTGACGGCGGGCCAGGTCGGCCAGCCGCCGGCGCCCAAGGGGCTGGATTTCCAATACACGATCGACGTCGTCGGCCGTCTCAGCACGCCTGAGGAATTCGGCAACATCATCGTCAAGGCCGAGCAGGGCAACGGCGGCAAGATCGTGCGGGTGCGCGACATCGCCCGTGTCGAACTGGGCGCCCAGACCTACTCCACGACGTCGCACATCAACGGAAAGCCCAACTCGGGCCTCGCGATCTACCAGCTGCCCGACGCCAACGCGCTCGACGTCGCCAAGCGGGTCAAGGCCAAGATGGCCGAGCTGTCCAAGTCCTTCCCGCCGGGCCTCGCCTACGAAGTGCCGTTCGACACCACCCGCTTCGTGAACGCCTCGATCCACGAGGTCTTCATGACCTTGATCGAGGCCGGCATCCTGGTGCTGATCGTGATCGTGATCTTCCTGCAGGACTGGCGCGCAATGCTGGTGCCCGCGACCACGATCCCCGTCACGATCATCGGCGCCTTCGCCGCGATGGCCGCCCTCGGCTTCACCATCAACACCACGACCATGTTCGGCATCGTGCTGGCGATTGGCATCGTGGTCGACGACGCGATCGTGATCGTCGAGGGCGTGGCGCACCATATCGAGCGCGGGATGACACCGCACGACGCGTCGATCAAGGCCATGGACGAGCTGTTCGGGCCGGTCATCGGCATCACCCTGGTGCTGATGTCGGTGTTCCTGCCCGCCGCCTTCCTGCCCGGCCTGACCGGCCAGATGTTCGCGCAGTTCGCCCTCGTCATCGCCGCCACCGCCCTGATCAGCGCCGTCAACGCCGCCACCCTGAAGCCCACCCAGTGCGCGATGTGGCTGCGGCCGGCGACGCCGCCGGAGAAGCGCAACGTCTTCTTCCGCGGCTTCAACAAGGTCTACGGCAAGCTCGAGGATGCCTATGCGGGCCTCGTCGGCTTCATGGTCCACCGAGCCGGGCTGATGGTGCTGCTGGCGCTCGTGGCGGCCGGTATCGGCGGCTGGGGCGTTGCCCGCCTGCCGACCGCATTCATTCCCAACGAGGATCAGGGCTACCTGATGATCGCCGTGCAGCTCCCGGACGGCGCCTCGCTCGAGCGTACCGGCGCCACGCTGCATCAGGTTGCCGAGATCGCCATGGCGGCGCCGGGCGTCGAGAACGTGGTCGCGCTGGGCGGCATGTCGATTCTCGACAGCAACTCCTCGCTGGCGAATGCCGCTGTGTCCTATGTCATCCTCAAGGACTGGGACGTGCGCCTGAAAGCGGAGGGACAGGACCTCCGCTCGATCGCGCTCGGCCTGATGGAGAAGCTGAAGGTCCTGCAGGACGGCCGCGCCGTCGTGATCGTGCCGCCCGCCATCCAGGGTATCGGCAATGCCGGCGGCTTCCAGATGCAGATCGAGCAGAAGGACGGCAGCTTCGACTACGCCAAGCTGCAGGCCATCACCGACACGATGGTCCGAAACGCCGGCACGCAGTCGGCGCTCAGCAACGTCGTGACCACGTTCCGCTCCGGCGCGCCGCATGTCCGCATCGAGGTCGACCGCGTCAAGGCCGAGTCGCTGCGGGTGCCGGTCGGCGACGTCTTCACGACCCTCTCGAGCTACATGGGCTCGGCCTACGTCAATCGCTTCAACAAATTCGGCCTCAGCCTGCAGGTCTACATCCAGGCCGACTCCCAGTACCGCACCCGGCCCGAGGACATCCTGAGGCTGCAGGTTAAGAACCTCGACGGCCAGATGGTGCCGATCGGCGCGATCGCCGAGCTCAAGCCGGCGCTCGGCCCGCCGCTGATCAGCCTGTACAATCTCTATCCATCGGCGGCGATCGTCGGCTCGCCGGCCACGGGATTCAGCTCGGGCGAAGGCATCGAGCTGATGGACCAGATCGCCAAGGCGATCCTGCCGCCTGGCACCGGCTTCGAATGGACCGGCATGGCCTACCAGGAGAACATCGTCGGCAACCAGCTGATGTACGTCTTCGCGCTGGCCATCCTGCTGGTCTATCTCTGCCTCGCCGGCCAGTACGAGAGCTGGATCGCGCCGCTGGGCGTCATTCTCGCGGTGCCGCTTGCGCTGAGCGGTCCGGCTATCGCCCTCACCGCGGTCGGTCTGGCCAACAACATCTACACGCAGATCGGCCTGATGCTGTTGATCGCGCTGGGCGCCAAGAACGCCATCCTGATCGTCGAGGTGGCGCGCGAGCGCCGTGCCGAGGGCATGGAAATCATCGAGTCGGCCATCGACGCGGCCCGTACCCGCTTCCGGCCCATCCTGATGACCTCGTTCGCGTTCATCCTCGGCGTCGTCCCGCTGGTGACGGCGACCGGCGCCGGCGCCAACTCGCGCATCTCGCTGGGCCTGTGCGTGTTCAGCGGCATGATCGCCTCGACCTGCCTGGCCGTGCTGTTCGTGCCGTCGTTCTTCACGGTGCTGCAACGCTTCGAGGAGCGGGGCAAGGCCAAGAAGGTGAAGCCGACCGCGCCGCCGGCCGAGGGTCTGCCCGCCGCCGGAGACTGA
- a CDS encoding efflux RND transporter periplasmic adaptor subunit: MGAIALAVLLAGCKPENKFQPPPPAEVSVGVPVKQDVAPFEVLTGNTVAFATVDLVARVEGFLTSQNYIDGSEAKKDQQLFGIEQTMYKAKVKEAEAQLDGSKALLAQAEAEFTRQETLLRQNVSAQATFDQAKAKRDNARANVENAEGNLTIAQTNLGYTTVSAPFDGIVSKHLVSVGELVGATNATKLATIVQLDPIYVTFNMSEQDVLQIRQNLKDRRLDVEELSKIPLEIGLMNEEGFPHKGFLNYVSPELDATTGTILVRGLFKNPTRALIPGFFVRVKVPQGLGATASLLVPNRVIGEDQAGKYLLTVNKDNVVVQTRITTGQLLANGLRVIPSGLKPDDQVVLSTNGAAIPGAKVVPKVTTIPVATDGTPAAPK; the protein is encoded by the coding sequence ATGGGAGCTATCGCGCTGGCCGTGCTGCTGGCCGGCTGCAAGCCCGAGAACAAGTTCCAGCCGCCGCCGCCCGCCGAAGTCTCCGTGGGCGTCCCGGTCAAACAGGACGTGGCTCCGTTCGAGGTGCTGACCGGCAACACGGTGGCCTTCGCGACCGTCGACCTCGTCGCCCGTGTCGAGGGCTTCCTGACCTCGCAGAACTACATCGACGGTTCCGAGGCCAAAAAGGACCAGCAGCTCTTCGGCATCGAGCAGACGATGTACAAGGCCAAGGTCAAGGAAGCCGAGGCCCAGCTCGACGGCTCCAAGGCCTTGCTGGCGCAGGCCGAAGCCGAGTTCACCCGCCAGGAGACCCTGCTCCGCCAGAACGTCTCCGCCCAGGCTACCTTCGATCAGGCCAAGGCCAAGCGCGACAATGCGCGGGCCAATGTCGAGAATGCCGAAGGCAATCTCACGATCGCCCAGACGAATCTCGGCTACACCACGGTCTCCGCACCGTTCGACGGAATCGTCAGCAAGCATCTGGTCTCGGTCGGCGAGCTGGTCGGCGCCACGAACGCCACCAAACTGGCGACGATCGTCCAGCTCGACCCGATCTACGTCACGTTCAACATGAGTGAACAGGACGTGCTGCAGATCCGTCAGAATCTGAAGGATCGCCGGCTCGACGTCGAGGAACTGAGCAAGATTCCGCTGGAAATCGGCCTGATGAACGAGGAGGGATTTCCCCACAAGGGTTTCCTCAACTACGTGTCGCCGGAACTCGACGCGACGACCGGTACGATCCTGGTCCGCGGACTCTTCAAGAATCCGACGCGCGCGCTGATCCCCGGCTTCTTCGTGCGCGTGAAGGTGCCTCAAGGGCTGGGCGCCACGGCCTCGCTGCTCGTGCCCAATCGCGTGATCGGAGAGGATCAGGCCGGCAAGTACCTGCTCACGGTCAACAAGGACAATGTCGTGGTCCAGACCCGGATCACCACCGGCCAGCTCCTCGCCAACGGCCTGCGCGTGATCCCGTCGGGCCTGAAGCCGGACGACCAGGTCGTGCTCAGCACCAACGGCGCAGCGATTCCGGGCGCCAAGGTGGTTCCGAAGGTTACGACAATTCCCGTTGCGACCGACGGCACTCCCGCCGCTCCCAAGTGA
- a CDS encoding DUF938 domain-containing protein: protein MKREAPAAARNRQPILEVLQPRLPEKGLVLEIASGTGEHVVHYAAARPDLTFQPSDPDADSRASVDDWVRTLGLTNVRPALEIDVTRSTWPVEQANAVLCCNMIHIAPWEAAVGLITGAARLLPPGGLLFTYGPYRRGGRHTAPSNEAFDADLRRRNPAWGVRDLETVIELARGAGLSAPEIVEMPANNLSLLFKRL, encoded by the coding sequence ATGAAGCGCGAAGCACCGGCGGCGGCCCGCAACCGGCAACCGATCCTCGAAGTCCTGCAGCCGCGCCTGCCGGAAAAGGGGCTGGTGCTGGAGATCGCCAGCGGCACCGGCGAGCATGTCGTGCATTATGCCGCCGCCCGGCCCGATCTCACCTTCCAGCCCAGCGATCCCGATGCCGATTCCCGCGCCAGCGTCGACGACTGGGTCCGAACCCTGGGCCTGACCAACGTACGGCCGGCGCTGGAGATCGACGTCACACGGTCGACATGGCCGGTCGAGCAGGCCAACGCAGTCCTTTGCTGCAACATGATTCACATCGCCCCTTGGGAGGCTGCGGTTGGGCTGATCACCGGCGCCGCGCGGCTGCTGCCGCCGGGCGGCCTGCTTTTCACCTATGGCCCCTACCGCCGGGGCGGCCGGCACACCGCGCCGAGCAACGAAGCGTTCGATGCCGACCTCAGGCGGCGCAATCCCGCATGGGGCGTGCGCGACCTCGAGACCGTCATCGAACTCGCACGGGGAGCGGGCCTTTCGGCCCCGGAGATCGTCGAGATGCCGGCGAACAATCTCTCGCTGCTCTTCAAGCGGCTGTGA